The stretch of DNA TTGCACCCACCAGCGATTAGCATTATCACAATCGCCTAACCAAAGTGTGTTGGTCCTGTACCACCTTTTGTCATTCTTCCTATCAGCCCAAAGTTAGCCCAAGCTTCTAATCACAATCAGTGACATCCCAATGTTTAATTGTGCAAATTATGCACTAACACACTAATTACCTGAAACATAGTTTTGCCAAAAGAGAGGGCAAATGAGAGATATTTATATGGCCCGGGGTCCCTGGATTATGTTGTGTAGATTAGTACTCTTTGGGTTGCTTCTTGCATCATCTGGTTATCCCCGACACTTTTTCTAATGCCAAATTACTTTTGCAATATCTTGGGATGCTCTGCCCTATATCCCCTAGTTAGTGTCTTCTGATGCATGCATCCTTGGCTGCTTGGAATTCACAAATCATTTTGATATTAAACATGAACTGGTCCGAAGTACATTGGACAGAAAATTTCACTATGGTCGTTTCTAGCTACTTAGCAAGCCGTGCTAAGCGCTATAGGAACATAATCCACAGACCCCGGGCCATATAGGTGTGTTGTCTGAGGAAGATGGATTCCAGAAAATTCCAAGCGTACATTTAAAAAAAAGCAGGATCGACCCCAACCTCTGCATGGTATGATGCACATGACCATGTATTCTTGATTACTCGACGATACCAAGCAAAGTCAAGCCGACATATGTCACAAGTCCACCTAGTTTATGCTAGAGCTCGACGCTCGCATATCTATCGCCACCCTATATAGCCAAAGCTCGACCCAACTTTGTGCACCATGGGGTAGCCACCAACACCATTCTACACATGCATCACCTACGAGGAGAAAACGAGCCATTCCATGCATGCAACATTCCTCTCAGAGCCCTCTTCCTTCCTAATTGCTAGAGACACAAGCCGTGTCTTTCCTTCACTTTCCCTTAAAGCATGCAATGACCCTGAGCGCGTGATCGTATCCTCCTGTGGCTGCCCTATATACGCATAAACCTCTCCCAATACTCTCCAAGAGCAGCTCTAGCCATTCCCCTTGACTTCAAAGCTCTCCAAATTTAGAGGAGTTAAATTTTGTTGCATTTTGCTCTTCGCTAAAACTTGAGAAAAGAGCTAGGCGGGGCTTAACTCCTTAAAGAAAAAAGGAGTTAAAGGGTTTTGAGGGAAGATTATAGATGCTCTAATCATGCTACCCACACCCCACTTATCCTCAATCTTACTTCAGTCCAAGGAATGAAGGCTGGAATGGACGCACGAGCAATGTAGGATTCAGATCAAATGGTCGGGGGCTAAAGGCCAAATAGGCCGCATGGTTGGTTATATGACCTAAGGTGGTTTGAGCCAGGCTGGCAGCAATTTGaattgtttttctttatttattttatctctatctctactagttaaaaagaacgtaaggttcccatttcacctttcttcacaccaccccttcgtccaaccttccatgtatatgataatcaagcatattaatttacttaccttctgaaccAATTCCACTTCAATTTAGTTACCAAACTTCTATAAAAATATTGGTAATTCACCgtcagaatttgatgaacatttatttacacaatcgcattaTTATTGACAGGTATATCACAAGCTAATGTACTAGAATATTtacatcccgttgcaacgcacgggcattgttctAGTATAAAAAAATGAATATAGCTTATATAattgttactccctccattcctttatataaggtgtatttgtttttatgGAAGTCAAATGAGTGCATATTTGACcaagtttttagaaaaatatatcaatatccacAATTCAAAATATATATCATTTGGTTGATCGTGaaaagtagtttcatattttatctattaTGTATTGCAGATGTTGTTATTTaatctataatcttggtcaaacattgAAATGTTGACTTGCACAGAAATCAATAGACCTTatattctggaacggagggagtatttcaattCAAAAAACTTCTTGTAAAATCATGTAATATAATAGAGCGTATGCGGATTATTTCCATCCTAACTGCATGTTTTTAAATTGTATTTTATTTTAATAAAGCTATTATGACTTGAATATTAATTACCAAAAATATCTCCAATATTTTAATTATTCCCGCAATGTCTCTAAAGACCTAAATATGTATATGATACATATCCAAAATGGTCAAAAATGTTTGTAACGTATGAGATGATTCCAGTAACATCCAAAATGAAAATTTGGGACGTTACATGTGTGTTGTCCAACATTAGGCCATCGACTATGTATATGGACAAAATGTCATGTATGGTAAACAGCTAGCACATTGACTCAGTGAATTCCTATTAATTTCTGCAATGATGTAGTGTGCCTATTGTATTTTTTTTAAAGTTCTAAAGCACTATGGAGCATCAGTATTTAACTTGAGACGAACAGAAAGTACATTGTGATATTATATATCACACGATGTGATCCACCCTTATAGCAAATGTGTCATGTATGAATTTACGTACGTACACCTGGATGGTACTGATCCCATTAATTATATGTTTATTAAGAAAGATCCCATATCTACGGATGTAGTACCAAATTTTGTGCACCATTGTTTCATACATTTTTGCTATGAGCTTTTTGGCTTCATGGGAGTGCGTTTAGTGGAACTTTGAGCTCTAAGAATGGTGCACAGATTAGTATTAAGAAGAGCAACAGACAAGAACCTGAGTAGGAGATACACCCATGTGAACTTTCTTGGAAGATGGGTTCTGCTGACATTAAGAAACTCTAGGCGAGATTGTGATCAGAATTTAATGTTCTTTTTCTGTAGAGAGGTACAGAGTTAATTGTCTGACTCGTCCACTATGCAGCAGATGTACCTTTTGTGTAAGCTTTTGAGTTTTGAATCTTTGAACTGGGAACTCAATGGACACCTAGCACGTCTTAAATGTAAGATGATAGGATGGAATCGAGATTACACACCCTACTACTTAAATTCTTTAAAATATCACAGTGGATAACAGATGCTTCGCTTAGGTATAACGAGCGCTGCACACTCCGCGCCTTGTATTTTATCAAGGAACCATCAGTGCCTCAAGGGCTACCAGCGCTACCCAACAGTGAGGAGATCTGGGATCAGTTCCTGCTCCCTTTTTCTCGATTTCCCTTGTTTTAAGTGTGCCCTAATGGGCGGCCCATTACTGCGAACACGTTAGGTGAAAGTATCTTTCATCTCActataagcgagatatagctcTCACGGAAAATTGCCTCAAAATAAGAAAAAGGTCTCGCGGAAAAGAATTAAGGTGAGCTGAGTCGGACGCAATAAAGGCACATCCCATTCCGGCCCATATAAAGCCCGACACATCCAAAAGGAAGCACATGCGCATTGCTTGCTTTCCTCTAAAGAGAAAGAAACTAAACTACTCACATTGCGATCCAAGAGGTGAAGTCATGCTCCTGGAAAAGTGGATTCACTCCAAGAAATCGTAGTCGATGGGAACGTCCTCTCCTACTGAACGTGCATCACCGAAAATCTCCTGattggttggggataccactgtccttctaaccatccaaccacatgttggttcgcaAGAAAATTGAATTTTTTATAACAAGATTATTACATGGAAGTGACTGGACAGTGGATACTAATGAATAGTGGCAGAATAAAACAAGCCTTACGACGAACAACTACGAACAGTAAGACTTTGCATGAAATGGAACATTAACGGTGGAACACTTTGCACGCATGCTTTGTCTCCCTAGCTTCTTTGCTCGACCCCTGCCTGTCATGGCTTAACTGGATGCATACAACCATGACACTACCGGAGCCTGGATGACCAAAGGTATCAGGCAAGCCCAAAATTGCTACAGTAGCTATAGTAAACTACAGTACCATTTGTGCCCCAGGAGAGGATCTGGCTGCATGGGACCTGCCTGCCTATACATGCTCGACATTGGTTGCCATGTCAACCTTCTCAACGCTGATCTCTTTGCTCTCGCCGCTGGCACAAGCTACGATGTTCTCCTTCGTAGGTGGCTGGACGGCTGCGGGCATGTTGAGCTCGATAGTAGCCATCGGGCCGAGCTTAGCAACGTTGATGACATGCTCAGGCAGTGGTCCGTCCACCTCCTTCGGCGCTTGCCTAGTCGTGGCATTGCAGTAGAGGGCATAGAGCCCCATCTGGATCACCCCAAAGGCGAACCCCAGGATGTTGGGAAGCTGCATGCGATTCAACACCAacactaaattcaaataaaaagaaATTTGAGTTAGGAATTGAGAGGTTTTGTATGTGTTGTTCACGTACAGCGACGTATTTGTccttgatgaggaggccgtagaggaACCAGACTACGGCGCTGacggtgagagagagggagagtgaaaAGGGCATGAACTCCACGCTCCGGGTACGCACCACAAGGCGCTGCAATCGTCAAGTCATAGTACACTTGTAAGAATCAATCATGGACCAACGAACTACCACTCTAGAGGGAGGATGCTCAGTTGCTCACGATGACGCTGAGGGGCGCGACGAAGACGCTGACTGAGAAGCCGACGCAGACCCACCCAAGCATGACGACGCGCTTCTCGCCCCCCGCCAGCAGCAGGGTGAGGAGTAGGATGAGGCCAAACACACCCACGTTCAGGAGGAGGAGGATCTTCGCCGTGAACATCTGCATGTCATGCATTTTTGTGTCAGCACAAACCAGTTCACTCAACTGATGAAGAAGGGTGGACACATGCATGAATGTGCAGCTGAGTTGTGTGAGTACCTTGGCTTGCTTTGGCGCGTAAGCGAGGTACATGACGATGTAGATGGCTTCGATGACGCAGCCGGCAGAGTTGATGGTGATGAGCAGGAGCTCGTCAGACTTGAGCAGCGCGTAGTAGATCCACAACATCGCGCTGAAGAGCGCCACCACATACGGGACCGACTGGAATCCCTGCGTCGACTTGCTCCGGTAGATCCGGTAGAACGTTGGCCTGCATGTCATGCCCCTCACGCACCATTAGAGACCAACAAGCTAAGCAAGAGAGAGAAACAAAGTTGAGTGTGATCGAAGCTGAGGCTTACAGTGGGGCCAGGTAGGTCATGAAGGAGATGACGTTGCCTGCATGGAAGCAATACGATGACAGTTAGGCAGCGAGAACAAGGAGACACGTGTACGTACGTTACATGTACAATCCCCACTTAGCGAGCTTTCAGTAACATGTACAATCCTCACTTGCCACCATATTGGATTGAAGCCCTTTAGTTTACATCTTGCTTTCCCTTTTCTCCCGTTTTGTTTGCCACCTCCAACGACTAATGAACTATTCTAGATAACATACTTTACACAAAAGAATAAACAGCGGGGGACCTTCAACAATCTAGTGACGTGGGACAAAAGTGGAAGGATGGATCACTAGGGACAAAAGAGGAAGGATGTATCCCATGGTGCAGTCCGCACTAACTAGCTATATAATGTAATTGTCTTGGATACACAAATAATTCCCCAAGTAGTTAATGCCTAAGAGTATTAATTTTTGTAAAACATATTGTGAAACGAGAATGAAAAGAAAATGAGGGGAAATAATAAGAACTCTTAAAAGATACTCATCTATTAGCAGTATACCTAGGAGGCCAAAGGCAAAGGCCCACGGGTGCTGAAGGGAGAGGCCACCCATTGCAAGATCTTAATTAGCTCCGGAGTTGGTGAGGATATCAGAATGTGATAGTTCTACCAAGTTAGCTTGGGTAATAGCTAAGCTTCAAGTTCTACCTCCCTTGAGGTTGGATGGGTTTACATAGAGCTAGCA from Triticum dicoccoides isolate Atlit2015 ecotype Zavitan chromosome 6A, WEW_v2.0, whole genome shotgun sequence encodes:
- the LOC119319202 gene encoding bidirectional sugar transporter SWEET14-like, giving the protein MGGLSLQHPWAFAFGLLGNVISFMTYLAPLPTFYRIYRSKSTQGFQSVPYVVALFSAMLWIYYALLKSDELLLITINSAGCVIEAIYIVMYLAYAPKQAKMFTAKILLLLNVGVFGLILLLTLLLAGGEKRVVMLGWVCVGFSVSVFVAPLSVIRLVVRTRSVEFMPFSLSLSLTVSAVVWFLYGLLIKDKYVALPNILGFAFGVIQMGLYALYCNATTRQAPKEVDGPLPEHVINVAKLGPMATIELNMPAAVQPPTKENIVACASGESKEISVEKVDMATNVEHV